The genomic stretch GGGCTTCGAGCTGTTCGGCCAGTTCAACAACGTGGTGGAGGACCGGGAGACGTTCTTCCGCCACGCGGTCACGAGGCTGGCGCACAGCGTGGGCCTGCGGTAGGCCAGGGGCACACGGTGCACTCGGTCCCTCCTGGGCGTCGTACTTCCCGGGGAGTACGAGTGATCACCTCGTCCGGCTGACGCCCTCCCGTGGCGCCGGCGTCTAGCGTGGCGGTCATGGAAGAGCAGCGCGCCCCCTCGCACCGGTGGCGGTACGGGCCTGTGTGGCGCGGCGCCCCGGACGACGACGGGGCCGAGCCGCCCCTCGCCCGCCGCTGGCCCTGGCGCTCGACCGTGCTGCTCACCGCGTTCGTCCTGATCGGCACCAACTTCGCGGCGCACAGCCAGCCCCTGCGCGTGCCGCTCGACCCGTACGCGCGCGTGCTGCTGCTCATCGCCTCGGTCCTGCTGCTGTGGCGGCACCGGTACCCGGTGGCCGTGGCCTTCGGCACCGCCACGGTGACCCTCGGCTACCTGGCCGCGGGCTACCCCTACGGGCCGGTCCTCCTGACCGTCGCCGTCGGCTGCTTCAGCGCCGTCGTCGCCGGGCACCGGCGGGCCGCCTGGGCCTCCGTCGGCCTGCTGTGGGCCGGGCACGCCCTGATCACCCTCTGGCTCTACCGCTGGCTGCCGCCATCGGGGGACAAGGGCGCGAGCCTCACCCAGGAGATCGTCGTCGCCACCTGGGTGCTGGCCATCGTCGCCCTGTCCGAACTGGCCCGGATACGGCGCGAACAGTGGGCGCGCGAGCGCGCCGACCGGGCACAGGCGGCGCGGCGCCGCGCGGACGAGGAACGGCTGCGGATCGCCCGCGAGTTGCACGACGTCCTCGCGCACAGCATCTCCGTCATCAACGTCCAGGCCGGCATGGGGCTCGCGCTGCTCGACAGCGATCCCGAGCAGGCGCGGGCCGCGCTCACCACCATCAAGGCCGCCAGCAAGGAGGCGCTCGGGGAAGTACGCCAGGTCCTCGACACCCTGCGCACCTCCGGCGCCGCACCGCGCGCCCCCGCCCCCGGCCTGGACAGGCTGCCGGAGCTGGTGGAGCAGGCGGCCGCGGCCGGGCTGACCGTGCGGATCGAGGGCGAGCCACCGCGGTTGCCGCCCGGTGCCGACCTCGCCGCCTTCCGCATCGTGCAGGAGGCCCTGACCAACGTCGTACGGCATTCCGGATCGCGGCACGCGCGCGTGCGGTTCGCCCATGACGGCGACGCGCTGCGGCTGTGCATCGACGACGACGGGCCGGCCACCGGTGCCGATGCCGGGGGCAGCGGGAACGGGCTGGCCGGCATGCGGGAGCGGGCGGCCGCGCTCGGTGGCACCATCGAGGCGGGCCCGCGCCCCGACGGCGGTTTCCGGGTGCTCGCCGTACTGCCGTCGCACCTCAGGGAGGACCAGTGATCCGGGTACTGCTCGCCGACGACCAGTCGTTGGTGCGGGCCGGTTTCAGGGCGTTGCTCGACGCACAGCCGGACATCGAGGTGGCCGGGGAGGCGGCCGACGGTGCTCAGGCAGTGCGCCTGGTGCGCGAACTGCGGCCGGACGTCGTCCTGATGGACATCCGCATGCCCCTGCTGGACGGGCTCGCCGCGACCCGGCGCATCACCGGCGA from Streptomyces roseochromogenus subsp. oscitans DS 12.976 encodes the following:
- a CDS encoding sensor histidine kinase translates to MEEQRAPSHRWRYGPVWRGAPDDDGAEPPLARRWPWRSTVLLTAFVLIGTNFAAHSQPLRVPLDPYARVLLLIASVLLLWRHRYPVAVAFGTATVTLGYLAAGYPYGPVLLTVAVGCFSAVVAGHRRAAWASVGLLWAGHALITLWLYRWLPPSGDKGASLTQEIVVATWVLAIVALSELARIRREQWARERADRAQAARRRADEERLRIARELHDVLAHSISVINVQAGMGLALLDSDPEQARAALTTIKAASKEALGEVRQVLDTLRTSGAAPRAPAPGLDRLPELVEQAAAAGLTVRIEGEPPRLPPGADLAAFRIVQEALTNVVRHSGSRHARVRFAHDGDALRLCIDDDGPATGADAGGSGNGLAGMRERAAALGGTIEAGPRPDGGFRVLAVLPSHLREDQ